The region GGACGATCTACTAGCAACCGGTCGAATTCTGACCGCAGATCATAGTCGCTGACAGCCTCCCCACCGGCATGCAGGCTAATCGTTCGGAGCATCAGTTTGCCCTCTCTCGTCCAGAACGCAAACACCTCATTCTCCCCAGGAAATGATAATGCAAGCTGACTGGGCTGAAAAGCCGAGGGGCTGATCTTGGATATtgccttcttcatcttcgtcgggATGAGAGACCCGCTGGCGGTCGAGTCGCACAGATACATCTGCTTCATACCGTTTGCTAGCACGAACCGTGAGCCTGAGGGTGATTGGGCTCCATGTACTATTCTGGGACTAATGGTGCCATTGCTGGGCGCCTCGCCAGAGAGTGAGAATGATATCGGGTATTCTCTAGCGAGAAATGCTGTGAGAATGACCGTTTCGTTAAAGCTGTCGTAGAACACACAGGTGAGATCTCCATCATCAGTGCTCCACTGGAGATGGTTAGTGGCTTCCTAATGGATAATGGATCTTCTTACGTACAGGTGGGAGTTTAAAGGATTTGGAGCCACCTGGTTCAAGCTTCCATTGCCGTTGAGTGCAATTCCACACGTCGACATAAGCGTATTGGTTTCCGAGATGTGTAGCGACAATGAAGCGTCTGCCATCAACGGAAAATTGGAGCTTCCTGGCAATGACTTCTTCTACGCCTTTTCGACCTTGTCCTGATGTCTCATGCTTACCACTGAAGTGTGCTTCTGGGACATTTCCAACGGCATAATAGCCTGTTTTACCACCCAGTTGAACCTGAGAAATCTCAGTCGTACAAATTTCATATACTCGGACTTCGTCTCTGAGAGTGAATGCCACGTATTTATCATCACGAGACATAACCATAGAGGTAATCGGCGAAGATAAATGCGGCGTTTCAATAGTCAGCTTTGCTTCAGGAATGGCGCTCTTGTTTCGGAATACTAAGAGCTCATAATGCTATTAGCGTGTTAGCGAGGTCAAAAGTCCAAGTCTGGAGGCAAATTCAAACTacctctgctgctgaaacaATCACAGCACATCGCTTActtccagctgcagcatgcTGCACGCCAGTGACTTCGTAACGATGCCCCATGAATCTCCTTCGATCCATGAAGTTTATGTCAAATCGTATCACCGAGCTGCTTCTTACGTCCCAGATCAAAAGACTCTGTCCGGAAGCCGAAAAACAGAACCTTGGCTGTTGAGGCGGACTTTGCCCCTTCGAAGACTTCGCAGAACCTCTCCTGAAAAGGGAAGTGGTTCCTGTCAAGGAAAGCGTTACGCTCTTAAGATCTTTCGATAATGACCTAATTAACTGCTTCTCTTGTGACTGGCCCGTTCGCGGGCGAGCAATGAACGGATTCAGAACATCGGGCGTCGTTGGCGAGTGGCTTTTGCTGGATAGTTTGAAGAAGGACAGGCTAGATGAGGTAGGTGATACGGGACTTCTCAAGCCGTCGACCGAACCCATACGCGATAACTGGTCTGTAGAGTTGGTCCTCGAGCTTGATCGCGACGTTGTGTGTCTTGATACCGAGTCTTGCAAGGAGTATCGTCCACTGCTTTCCGAACCAGTATTATGTAGGGCGTCCGATGCCTGGTCAAGTGATTCGATCATACGGGCATGCTGTATCTTTACATTTCCAGGACAAAGGGGACACATTGCATTCATGGTGAGAAATCGGGACTTGTCTTGTAATTGCTTGAAACAGTTAGCCAACAGCGCAGCAAGGCAAACGGCGATGGACAGAAATGAGAAATTAAGGGGGGGGAAGATCCGTTAACAGGGACGTGTTCCTACTTCGTACGCTTTCCTGTCCGAGCTCCTCAGCTGTTCCTCCAGAAGCGCCTCAGGAACTGGGTGGACTGCAGGGCAGTTGACAACGTACACAGCACCCACATTCCCCCTCTTCATTTGGGTTGGATGGCCGAAGGCCTGTGAAGACGAATTATGCAACCATTGGGTCAGATGTTTTTGATAATCATGCGAGAAAGCTTCCAATTCTCCATTGCAGTCCCAGAGCTGGACCCTGCGGTTGACCAGCCATCTCATTAGCAGACTTAGGGCTGAATCCGTGGAATCCCGTAGCGGCGAAAGCTTGCCCCACGAGTCTCTAATTCTTCTGGTCTGCAGAGGAGCATGTTCGCCGGCGTTTTGGCTCAGTATCACTGTTGCAAGTACTTGCAAGGATGGAGTGTCGAATTCGTCGTCGAATGCAGCCAGAATTGTCCTAGCTAGCTTTTTTCTGTTGTCTTGCGTCTGGGTGTAAGCCTCTTCTACCTTTATCGCACCGGCACTTGCGTGTCCTTGCTCTTGGGAAAACCGACGGCGGTCAATATGACAGTGTATCAGAGCGGACTCAGCTGCCCATAAAAGATCGAATAGGAGGTAAAAAGATGTCAGTTGGTCATCTTTTTTCCTCATGAGCGCGGTCAAAAGGTCCGTCACCAGAGTGTCTGGCGCACCAGGGAAAGGATACTAGCAGCGTCAGCCCTGCCAATTTGCCGATAGACATCGCGGCCTTTTGGGGAAAACGTACAATACCAGACGAAAATACGGGGATGTAGGCTTTACTAGATCTTAGTAGTGATTGTTGAGCATGAAATAAGTCCGTCGATCCGATACTGGCAATCGCCTTCGGGAGCAGGTCGTTAATCAGGAAGCTTTCTGACTTGGAAAGATCAGGGTGCTCCCAAGCAGACCGCATCGCCCGTTCCAGTCTGAATTTCGTCTCGGAATTCATAGGCTCGCCGCGCAGGACGAGAAGCCGAATGCCGACGAGAAAGGTATGTCCTATGAGCTGGCGATATCTCAAAGATTCCGAGGCCGTCGGCTTTGCGCAGGGAAAAAGGTCGACCTTGACTTTCGTCAAATACATCAACGTTGAGAAGATAATATCGGATGACACTAAGTACGGGGCAAAATAAGGATTGCAGTCCTGCGAAGTGGCCAGGCCCTGGAGATACGTTCGTTGCATATTGAACAGTGTCTGTATCCACAGGACTGACTGCGTCAGAGACTCCATGTCCGGCgcatggccatgatgacctgCGCTCAAAGCGATGCTTGTGGCAAGTCTCGCCGCATGCTCCCCTATGATTTCGTGGATGATGTTTTCGAGATCCCGACGGCTTAGCTGCTCCCACACTGCTGCCGCGAGCGGATGTGACATTGCCACGAGAACGGTTGGAGTACATGCG is a window of Aspergillus nidulans FGSC A4 chromosome VI DNA encoding:
- a CDS encoding uncharacterized protein (transcript_id=CADANIAT00010058), whose translation is MSHPLAAAVWEQLSRRDLENIIHEIIGEHAARLATSIALSAGHHGHAPDMESLTQSVLWIQTLFNMQRTYLQGLATSQDCNPYFAPYLVSSDIIFSTLMYLTKVKVDLFPCAKPTASESLRYRQLIGHTFLVGIRLLVLRGEPMNSETKFRLERAMRSAWEHPDLSKSESFLINDLLPKAIASIGSTDLFHAQQSLLRSSKAYIPVFSSGIYPFPGAPDTLVTDLLTALMRKKDDQLTSFYLLFDLLWAAESALIHCHIDRRRFSQEQGHASAGAIKVEEAYTQTQDNRKKLARTILAAFDDEFDTPSLQVLATVILSQNAGEHAPLQTRRIRDSWGKLSPLRDSTDSALSLLMRWLVNRRVQLWDCNGELEAFSHDYQKHLTQWLHNSSSQAFGHPTQMKRGNVGAVYVVNCPAVHPVPEALLEEQLRSSDRKAYEQLQDKSRFLTMNAMCPLCPGNVKIQHARMIESLDQASDALHNTGSESSGRYSLQDSVSRHTTSRSSSRTNSTDQLSRMGSVDGLRSPVSPTSSSLSFFKLSSKSHSPTTPDVLNPFIARPRTGQSQEKQLIRNHFPFQERFCEVFEGAKSASTAKVLFFGFRTESFDLGPAEHYELLVFRNKSAIPEAKLTIETPHLSSPITSMVMSRDDKYVAFTLRDEVRVYEICTTEISQVQLGGKTGYYAVGNVPEAHFSGKHETSGQGRKGVEEVIARKLQFSVDGRRFIVATHLGNQYAYVDVWNCTQRQWKLEPGGSKSFKLPPWSTDDGDLTCVFYDSFNETVILTAFLAREYPISFSLSGEAPSNGTISPRIVHGAQSPSGSRFVLANGMKQMYLCDSTASGSLIPTKMKKAISKISPSAFQPSQLALSFPGENEVFAFWTREGKLMLRTISLHAGGEAVSDYDLRSEFDRLLVDRPLADFHRSRHQPSSLSRQIDSEIEGLQTQPIPRPNLPELPAA